The proteins below are encoded in one region of Acidimicrobiales bacterium:
- a CDS encoding tyrosine-type recombinase/integrase yields MEERSRNDLARTAAPLVGRVVATGDPAEPYQLLGPDGLSLNCVSAFFFDLQAAGRSDATLRSYAMDLLRWFRFLWALGVRWDRVTREDARDFSRSLLVAGKPVRPHWRRREEIGSCPPELTGELYSASVRAHSETVLRSFYEFHREAGTGPMLNPFPLDRSRHGGRAHAHHGPMEPFRAERAGLYRPRVPARVPRAVLDEVFNEIFAGLGSNRDRALVAFYVSTGARASELLSATRGSVDPGRQLITIVRKGSRQAQELPASVDAFVWLRLYQVEMEGLVPAGRRQPLWWTRRRPFRPLGYQAAHRMFERANVEAGTTTTLHALRHTAAYRMAEDPALPLTDVQFVLGHAKLTTTQLYLTPRKEDVVRRVLAHHAEQVRRRAAGASPPPPAPGYSQESLDVLFARAPR; encoded by the coding sequence ATGGAGGAGCGATCGAGGAACGACTTGGCGAGGACGGCGGCACCTCTTGTCGGGAGGGTGGTGGCCACGGGAGACCCTGCCGAGCCATACCAGTTGCTGGGGCCAGACGGCCTCTCCCTCAATTGCGTGTCGGCGTTCTTCTTTGACCTTCAGGCTGCCGGCCGTTCGGATGCGACGCTTCGCTCCTACGCGATGGACCTGCTTCGCTGGTTCCGGTTCCTCTGGGCGCTCGGGGTGCGTTGGGACCGGGTGACGCGCGAGGACGCCCGTGACTTCAGCCGCTCATTGCTGGTCGCCGGCAAGCCCGTCCGGCCCCATTGGCGGCGCCGGGAGGAGATAGGTTCCTGCCCTCCCGAGCTGACCGGCGAGCTCTACTCGGCTTCGGTGCGTGCGCACAGCGAGACGGTCCTCCGCAGCTTCTACGAGTTCCACCGCGAGGCGGGCACCGGCCCGATGCTGAACCCGTTCCCCCTCGACCGCTCCCGCCATGGCGGCAGAGCCCACGCCCACCACGGCCCAATGGAGCCGTTCCGGGCCGAACGGGCCGGCCTCTACAGGCCCCGGGTCCCGGCTCGCGTCCCGAGGGCGGTCCTCGACGAAGTGTTCAACGAGATCTTCGCCGGCCTCGGCTCGAACCGGGACCGGGCGCTCGTCGCCTTCTACGTCTCGACCGGTGCGAGGGCCTCCGAGCTGTTGTCCGCCACCCGGGGATCAGTCGACCCGGGCCGCCAGCTGATCACTATCGTCCGCAAGGGCAGCCGCCAGGCCCAGGAGCTGCCCGCCTCGGTCGACGCCTTCGTGTGGCTTCGGCTCTACCAGGTCGAGATGGAGGGCCTAGTGCCGGCGGGCCGGCGCCAGCCGCTCTGGTGGACCCGGCGCCGCCCGTTCCGTCCGCTTGGCTACCAGGCGGCGCATCGCATGTTCGAGCGTGCCAACGTCGAGGCGGGCACGACGACGACGCTGCACGCCCTCAGGCACACGGCTGCCTACCGGATGGCCGAGGATCCCGCCCTTCCCTTGACCGACGTCCAGTTCGTTCTCGGCCACGCCAAGTTGACGACGACCCAGCTCTACCTCACACCGCGCAAGGAGGACGTGGTGCGGCGCGTCCTCGCCCACCATGCCGAGCAGGTGCGCCGCCGCGCCGCCGGAGCGAGCCCGCCGCCTCCTGCGCCGGGCTATAGCCAAGAAAGCCTCGACGTGCTGTTCGCAAGGGCCCCACGGTGA